The Candidatus Woesearchaeota archaeon genome includes a region encoding these proteins:
- a CDS encoding signal peptidase I: MLRIKKAFSGVWHFIWNDNSVWSWIVNIILAFLLIKFIVYPVIGFAMGTSHPIVAVISESMEHEGNFDLWWTSSACNFNCAQSDVYTHYNITKEEFLKFRMHNGFNTGDIIILRGINPEKIEKGMIIVFDADGAEPIIHRVVNKWSDGSIYRFTTKGDHNQVSLIKETDIPEDKIIGVAVIRVPYLGYIKIWFVDYIVKPVLYIFRSISNR, from the coding sequence GTGTTAAGGATTAAAAAAGCATTTTCAGGAGTCTGGCATTTCATCTGGAATGACAACAGCGTCTGGAGCTGGATTGTCAACATAATTCTCGCATTTCTTCTCATAAAATTCATAGTTTATCCTGTAATCGGGTTTGCAATGGGGACATCCCACCCGATTGTTGCTGTAATCTCCGAGAGCATGGAGCATGAAGGCAATTTTGACTTGTGGTGGACTTCATCAGCATGCAATTTCAATTGCGCTCAGTCAGATGTTTACACCCACTACAACATCACAAAGGAGGAGTTCCTGAAATTCAGGATGCATAACGGATTCAACACAGGAGACATAATAATACTCCGGGGAATTAACCCCGAGAAAATAGAAAAGGGCATGATAATAGTTTTTGATGCAGATGGCGCTGAACCAATAATCCACAGAGTTGTGAACAAGTGGAGTGATGGCTCAATCTACCGCTTCACCACAAAAGGGGACCACAACCAGGTTTCTCTCATAAAGGAAACCGACATTCCTGAAGATAAGATAATCGGGGTTGCAGTGATTAGGGTTCCTTATCTTGGATACATCAAGATTTGGTTTGTGGATTACATTGTAAAGCCGGTTCTTTACATCTTCCGTTCAATCAGTAACAGGTGA
- a CDS encoding putative Ig domain-containing protein — protein MVLQRLNRKSFAMLLFVLFFLFSQIKLIKGEGNETAGNVTLSPIGNKEASENVTLSFTISAASSTNSLITYSFSSESPMGASIDSSTGFFNWTPLFNQSGNYTLSFNASDGTYSDNETIFINVSNVNRIPSLNPISNNSTDENKSITFYVNATDPDSDDTLTYSISGAPLGASINSSTGFFSWTPLFNQSGTYNVTFSVSDGMLSANETIAINVSNTNRAPAIDAIGNRNVEEESTLEFTVSASDPDGDSITYSASNIPSRAEFNSATRTFSWTPNLTQSGSYSVTFSASDGNSASSQIIITITVTNKCTPSWSCVWSTCINGYSEGTCTDANSCGTSSGKPSEGKSCPIIVATPSQRIAPSGASGNSAKINLNISCNESWICSPWSECNATGVMKRECVDRNMCGAKKDMPETIESCETAAENESMTGANIQKSEESNGTAGGFFSFVRNLFNRAEITGNAVKEESNDNNSKEGSLKGSVNAWAGLGAIIGNAISSTGVAAEKVKSSPVISAGAILILTLLAFGIIRGASAWKKKRRDKYWYKL, from the coding sequence TTGGTTTTGCAGCGGCTTAACAGAAAATCATTCGCAATGCTTCTTTTTGTTCTCTTTTTTCTTTTCTCACAGATAAAACTTATCAAAGGAGAAGGAAACGAAACAGCAGGAAATGTTACCCTTTCTCCAATAGGGAATAAGGAAGCTTCGGAAAATGTGACATTGTCATTTACCATTTCAGCAGCAAGCAGCACAAACAGTTTAATAACATACTCATTCAGTTCAGAAAGCCCGATGGGAGCATCAATAGATTCATCAACAGGATTTTTCAATTGGACTCCCCTTTTCAACCAGTCAGGAAACTACACCCTGTCCTTTAATGCATCTGACGGAACTTATTCAGACAATGAAACAATATTCATCAATGTTTCAAATGTAAACAGGATTCCTTCTCTTAATCCAATATCAAACAACTCAACTGATGAAAATAAGAGCATAACATTTTATGTAAATGCAACAGACCCTGATTCTGATGATACCTTAACATATTCAATTTCAGGAGCGCCATTGGGTGCATCAATAAATTCATCAACAGGATTTTTCAGCTGGACTCCCCTTTTCAACCAGTCAGGAACTTACAATGTAACATTCTCTGTCAGCGATGGAATGCTTTCTGCAAATGAAACAATAGCAATAAATGTATCAAACACCAACAGGGCGCCAGCAATTGATGCAATTGGAAACAGAAATGTTGAAGAGGAAAGCACGCTTGAATTCACAGTGTCCGCGTCTGACCCTGACGGCGATTCAATCACATATTCAGCGTCAAACATTCCCTCACGAGCAGAATTCAATTCCGCCACAAGAACATTTTCCTGGACTCCGAACCTCACCCAAAGCGGCTCTTATTCAGTTACATTCAGCGCATCTGACGGAAACTCAGCCTCATCTCAGATAATAATAACAATCACAGTTACAAACAAGTGCACCCCAAGCTGGAGCTGTGTCTGGAGCACATGCATAAACGGCTACAGCGAGGGGACATGCACTGATGCAAACAGCTGCGGAACAAGCTCAGGAAAGCCCTCGGAAGGAAAGAGCTGCCCGATAATAGTCGCAACCCCAAGCCAGAGGATTGCTCCTTCAGGAGCCTCAGGAAATTCAGCAAAGATAAACCTAAATATCTCATGCAATGAAAGCTGGATTTGCTCTCCATGGAGCGAATGCAATGCAACAGGAGTGATGAAACGGGAATGCGTGGACAGGAATATGTGCGGAGCAAAAAAGGATATGCCTGAGACAATAGAGAGCTGCGAGACAGCAGCTGAAAATGAGAGTATGACTGGCGCAAATATTCAAAAAAGCGAAGAAAGCAATGGAACAGCAGGAGGATTTTTCTCATTTGTAAGAAACCTCTTCAACAGGGCTGAAATTACTGGAAACGCAGTTAAGGAAGAATCAAATGATAATAACTCTAAAGAGGGTTCATTGAAAGGTTCTGTTAATGCATGGGCAGGGCTTGGGGCAATAATCGGAAACGCAATTTCAAGCACAGGGGTTGCAGCTGAAAAAGTGAAATCAAGCCCTGTTATTTCAGCAGGGGCAATACTGATACTGACGCTTCTTGCTTTCGGAATAATCAGGGGAGCATCTGCCTGGAAAAAGAAGAGAAGGGACAAGTACTGGTATAAGCTTTAA
- a CDS encoding phosphomannomutase/phosphoglucomutase has translation MKGHCEVDESIFKAYDIRGIYPIQIDEKTACLIGRAFSSFLKCRNVCIGRDCRLSSKRLFDALSKGITEQGADVIDIGEVSINELYFAVSHFNFDSGIMITASHNPKEYNGFKLVREKSIPISEETGLREILNLAVNNNFKEHSKEGSVSKRDFQEDFIKYLIDCTDYYDFSEMKNLLKSRNLRVCMDASNGMAGAVAKILFSRLGIELIPINFEPDGLFPNHPADPLKEENKAQLIESVRENKADFGIIWDVDADRCFFVDEKGNGIPGDFMTGILAKAVLEKKPNAAILYDLRASRFVREIIEENHGKAVMCRVGHSFIKKYMREHNSPFAGELSGHYYYKVEDSYFENSYISCLQAIWIVLKENKSMGKILSPSHKYFISGEINFESEHKDKILSEAESHFSREKGASVSHLDGLSMEFPKWRFNIRKSNTEPLIRLNLEADSGKMLAEKLREIEKFISEADKIQSEKN, from the coding sequence ATGAAAGGGCATTGCGAAGTTGACGAGAGCATCTTCAAGGCATATGACATCAGGGGGATTTATCCCATCCAGATTGACGAGAAAACCGCATGCCTTATTGGAAGGGCTTTTTCCTCATTTCTCAAATGCAGGAATGTCTGCATTGGAAGGGACTGCAGGCTAAGTTCAAAGCGCCTTTTTGATGCGCTTTCCAAAGGCATAACCGAGCAGGGTGCAGATGTGATTGACATTGGCGAAGTCAGCATAAACGAGCTTTATTTTGCAGTTTCGCACTTTAATTTTGATTCCGGGATTATGATAACTGCCTCGCATAACCCCAAGGAATACAACGGCTTCAAGCTTGTGCGCGAGAAATCCATTCCCATAAGCGAGGAAACAGGGCTTAGGGAAATCCTGAATCTTGCTGTTAATAACAACTTTAAAGAGCATAGTAAAGAGGGCTCTGTCTCAAAAAGGGATTTTCAGGAGGATTTCATAAAATATCTAATTGACTGCACTGACTACTATGATTTTTCAGAAATGAAAAATCTCCTGAAATCAAGGAATCTAAGAGTTTGCATGGATGCATCAAACGGGATGGCAGGCGCTGTTGCTAAAATCCTATTTTCCCGGCTGGGTATAGAGCTGATTCCGATAAATTTTGAGCCTGACGGATTGTTCCCAAATCATCCTGCTGACCCCCTTAAAGAAGAGAACAAGGCGCAGCTTATTGAGTCTGTCAGGGAAAACAAGGCAGATTTCGGGATAATCTGGGACGTGGATGCTGACAGATGCTTCTTTGTTGATGAAAAAGGAAATGGGATACCGGGCGATTTCATGACAGGGATTCTTGCAAAGGCAGTGCTTGAGAAAAAGCCAAATGCCGCAATCTTATACGACCTGAGGGCAAGCAGGTTTGTCAGGGAAATTATTGAGGAAAACCACGGGAAGGCAGTCATGTGCAGGGTTGGGCATTCATTCATAAAGAAATACATGCGCGAGCATAATTCTCCGTTTGCAGGCGAGCTGTCAGGGCATTACTATTACAAGGTTGAGGACAGCTATTTTGAAAACTCATACATTTCATGCCTTCAGGCAATATGGATTGTGCTTAAGGAGAATAAGAGCATGGGAAAAATCCTTTCTCCCTCGCACAAATACTTCATAAGCGGCGAGATAAACTTTGAGTCAGAGCACAAGGATAAAATCCTTTCTGAAGCTGAATCGCATTTTTCCCGCGAGAAAGGCGCTTCTGTTTCTCATCTTGACGGCTTGTCTATGGAATTCCCAAAATGGCGATTCAACATAAGGAAATCAAACACAGAGCCCCTTATACGCCTCAATCTTGAGGCAGATTCAGGAAAGATGCTTGCTGAAAAACTGAGAGAGATTGAGAAATTCATTTCTGAAGCAGATAAAATCCAAAGTGAAAAGAATTAA
- a CDS encoding DUF167 family protein yields the protein MAKARISEKALSIISFSSSFEVHARPSSGRLEFSYDEDKKAVIAFLKAPPKGGKANSELLRALSKISGKKFEIISGASSRNKIIKAVA from the coding sequence ATGGCAAAAGCAAGGATTTCAGAAAAGGCGCTTTCTATAATTTCTTTCTCATCTTCATTTGAAGTGCATGCAAGGCCTTCTTCAGGACGGCTTGAGTTTTCCTATGATGAAGACAAGAAAGCAGTGATTGCATTCCTGAAAGCTCCCCCTAAAGGAGGGAAAGCCAATTCAGAGCTCCTTAGGGCGCTTTCAAAGATTTCTGGAAAAAAGTTTGAGATTATATCAGGAGCATCTTCCCGCAACAAGATAATCAAGGCGGTAGCATAA
- the gyrB gene encoding DNA topoisomerase (ATP-hydrolyzing) subunit B, protein MTAVNPEPEKNVDRNSYRAENIQVLDGLEGVRKRPAMYIGNTSASGLHHLVYEVVDNSIDEALTGFCNKIIVIIHPEHSVSVIDNGRGIPTDILPKYSKSAMEVVLTKLHAGGKFDRKSYKVSGGLHGVGVSVVNALSIKMHATVMRDGKTFFQEYSCGKAVSEIKEIGTSSQTGTIIRFWPDPEIFETTDFSFDILSSRLRELAFLSKGVSITLRDERVEKENVFFYEGGISSFVEYINQNKKPIHPIIYLFKKENDVELEVALQYTEGYSENIFSFANSINTTEGGTHLIGFKSALTRAINNYIETAKNGTKKSVEKLEENLSSEDVREWLTAVISVKVAEPQFEGQTKTKLGNSVVKGITESIVFERLSSYLNENPAIAKIVVDKAINAAYARTAAKRARELARRKSALSSNSLPGKLADCSETDPQKCEIYIVEGDSAGGSAKQGRNRIFQAILPLRGKILNVEKARIDKIVISKEITNIITALGCGIGTEFDEKKLRYHKVIIMTDADVDGAHIRTLLLTFFFRQMRQLIEGGYICIAQPPLYRASKGKSVKYLYSDAELEAHQKEMGADELSIQRYKGLGEMNPQQLWDTTMDPEKRSMLRVTMEDAVEADKIFTILMGSEVEPRKAFIEAHAKEVSTLDI, encoded by the coding sequence ATGACTGCAGTTAATCCTGAGCCTGAAAAGAATGTTGACAGGAACAGCTACAGGGCTGAAAACATCCAGGTGCTTGACGGGCTTGAGGGAGTCAGGAAAAGGCCTGCAATGTACATCGGAAACACAAGCGCCTCAGGGCTTCATCATCTTGTATATGAGGTTGTTGACAACAGCATTGATGAGGCGCTGACAGGATTCTGCAACAAAATCATTGTTATAATCCATCCCGAACATTCTGTAAGCGTAATTGACAACGGGAGGGGAATTCCCACTGACATCCTTCCCAAATACAGCAAATCCGCAATGGAGGTTGTCCTGACAAAGCTTCATGCAGGGGGCAAGTTTGACAGGAAAAGCTACAAGGTTTCAGGAGGGCTTCACGGTGTTGGAGTTTCTGTTGTAAACGCGCTTTCCATAAAGATGCATGCAACTGTGATGAGAGATGGAAAGACATTCTTCCAGGAATACTCCTGCGGAAAAGCGGTTTCTGAGATTAAGGAGATAGGCACTTCCAGCCAGACAGGAACCATAATAAGGTTCTGGCCTGACCCTGAAATCTTTGAGACAACTGATTTCAGCTTTGACATTTTAAGTTCAAGATTGAGGGAGCTTGCATTCCTAAGTAAGGGCGTTTCAATAACTCTTCGGGATGAGAGGGTTGAAAAGGAAAATGTTTTCTTTTATGAGGGCGGCATATCCTCTTTTGTTGAATACATTAACCAGAACAAGAAGCCGATTCATCCTATAATCTACCTTTTCAAGAAGGAAAATGATGTTGAGCTTGAGGTTGCGCTTCAGTACACTGAAGGCTATTCTGAGAACATCTTCAGCTTTGCAAACAGCATAAACACTACAGAGGGCGGCACCCATCTTATTGGGTTCAAGAGCGCTCTTACCAGAGCAATCAACAATTACATTGAGACTGCTAAAAACGGAACTAAAAAGAGCGTTGAGAAGCTTGAGGAGAACCTCTCAAGCGAGGATGTAAGGGAATGGTTAACCGCTGTTATAAGCGTTAAGGTTGCTGAACCCCAGTTTGAGGGGCAGACAAAGACAAAGCTCGGAAATTCAGTTGTCAAGGGCATAACTGAATCAATTGTGTTTGAGAGACTTTCAAGCTACCTTAATGAGAATCCTGCAATCGCAAAGATTGTTGTGGACAAGGCAATAAATGCAGCATATGCAAGGACAGCTGCAAAGCGCGCAAGGGAGCTCGCAAGAAGGAAGAGCGCGCTTTCCTCAAATTCCCTGCCGGGAAAGCTCGCTGACTGCTCAGAAACAGACCCTCAGAAGTGCGAAATCTACATTGTGGAGGGAGATTCTGCAGGGGGCTCTGCAAAGCAGGGCAGGAACAGGATTTTCCAAGCCATTCTCCCATTAAGGGGAAAAATCCTCAATGTTGAGAAGGCAAGGATCGATAAGATTGTGATAAGCAAGGAAATCACAAACATCATAACAGCCTTGGGTTGCGGAATAGGGACTGAGTTTGATGAAAAGAAATTAAGGTATCACAAGGTAATAATAATGACAGATGCTGATGTTGACGGAGCCCACATAAGGACTCTCCTCCTGACTTTCTTCTTCAGGCAGATGAGGCAGCTGATTGAAGGCGGCTATATCTGCATAGCCCAGCCCCCTCTTTACAGGGCTTCCAAGGGGAAGAGCGTTAAGTATCTCTACTCTGATGCTGAGCTTGAGGCACACCAGAAGGAAATGGGCGCTGATGAGCTTTCAATCCAGAGGTACAAGGGGCTTGGAGAGATGAATCCCCAGCAGCTCTGGGACACCACAATGGACCCTGAGAAGAGAAGCATGCTGAGGGTAACAATGGAGGATGCTGTTGAGGCTGACAAGATTTTCACAATTCTCATGGGAAGCGAGGTTGAGCCAAGAAAGGCGTTCATAGAGGCGCACGCAAAGGAAGTGAGCACTCTCGACATATAA